A genomic region of Elaeis guineensis isolate ETL-2024a chromosome 9, EG11, whole genome shotgun sequence contains the following coding sequences:
- the LOC105050994 gene encoding nascent polypeptide-associated complex subunit beta → MNKEKLMKMAGAVRTGGKGSMRRKKKTVHKTTTTDDKRLQSTLKRIGVNAIPAIEEVNIFKDDIVIQFLNPKVQASIAANTWVVSGSSQTKRLQDLLPGIINQLGPDNLDNLRKLAEHFQKQAPGAGAAAKEYDDDDVPELVAGETFESAAKDNQGVPAHDNQVAAVNVNQAAVSSENQAAAGNENKAS, encoded by the exons ATGAATAAGGAGAAGCTTATGAAGATGGCTGGTGCAGTTCGCACTGGTGGAAAGGGCAGTATGCGCAG GAAGAAGAAGACAGTTCACAAGACCACGACAACAGATGACAAGAGGCTTCAGAGCACTTTGAAAAGAATAGGTGTAAATGCTATCCCTGCCATTGAAGAAGTTAACATTTTTAAAGATGATATTGTCATCCAATTTCTGAACCCCAAGG TGCAAGCTTCAATTGCAGCAAATACATGGGTAGTAAGCGGTTCTTCTCAGACAAAAA GACTTCAAGATCTGCTGCCTGGTATCATCAACCAACTAG GCCCTGATAACTTAGACAACCTGAGGAAGCTAGCAGAACATTTCCAGAAGCAGGCACCAGGTGCTGGTGCTGCCGCCAAGGagtatgatgatgatgatgtgcCTGAGCTTGTGGCAGGAGAGACATTTGAATCAGCTGCCAAGGATAACCAAGGTGTCCCTGCCCATGATAACCAAGTTGCAGCTGTCAATGTTAACCAAGCTGCAGTATCCAGTGAAAACCAAGCTGCAGCTGGCAATGAAAACAAAGCTTCATAG
- the LOC105050995 gene encoding probable protein phosphatase 2C 39, with translation MGGSERNSKSSSDLNVSFGYQCNAHQYTSAEVKHESEHSTTIQIQDSKIQFRSSSFSCLSGAALSANATLANTNICNGLIGEEILPGLDSPTSFRRMTSSSSISRLDLLSSSSQSSMSTLSGTVSTDSDVFESSRNFWNSMSAPTGVESSSFLNAVDVQTAGGAAGEDRVQAVCSEENGWLFCGVYDGFNGRDAADFLAGTLYENIRFYLYLLECQIKQQGGSSGLYEQKYLQCSSSHNTMKSELSLAIKASDIENKSGLSTNFSYEDFSSKSFSLGVLDCLVRALAQAESDFIYMVEQEMLDRPDLVSVGSSVLVVLLHGMDLYVLNLGDSRAVLATDNSSVNGTLEAIQLTEIHTIDNEAECKKVLADHPDDPSPVIGGKVKGKLKLTRALGVGYLKKGKLNDALMGILRVGNLCSPPYVYTHPFTISHKVSENDLFVILGSDGLFDFFTNDEVVNMVHWFVQDSPSGDPAKYLIEQLVLKAAKCAGFTTEELMSVPAGRRRKYHDDVTVIVIILGNKQRTSTASTLL, from the exons ATGggagggtctgaaagaaattcCAAGTCTTCCAGTGACCTTAATGTCAGCTTTGGTTATCAGTGCAATGCCCACCAATATACTTCTGCTGAAGTCAAACATGAATCTGAGCATTCTACAACAATTCAAATTCAAGATTCCAAAATCCAATTCCGGAGCAGTTCATTTTCTTGTTTGTCTGGTGCTGCTCTTAGTGCAAATGCCACATTGGCAAACACAAATATATGTAATGGCCTTATTGGAGAGGAAATCTTGCCTGGATTGGATTCACCAACATCATTCAGAAGGATGACATCTTCCTCTTCTATTTCAAGGTTGGACCTTCTGTCATCATCTTCACAAAGTAGCATGTCCACATTAAGCGGCACTGTATCAACTGACAGTGATGTATTCGAGAGCAGTAGAAACTTTTGGAACTCCATGAGTGCTCCTACTGGGGTTGAATCTTCAAGTTTTCTTAATGCTGTGGACGTACAAACAGCTGGAGGTGCAGCAGGTGAAGATCGTGTTCAAGCTGTATGTTCTGAAGAAAATGGATGGCTATTTTGTGGAGTGTATGATGGATTTAATGGAAGAGATGCTGCTGATTTTCTGGCTGGAACTTTGTATGAAAACATAAGGTTTTATTTATATTTGCTAGAATGTCAAATTAAGCAACAAGGAGGATCCAGTGGTTTATATGAACAAAAGTATCTGCAGTGTTCGTCAAGTCATAACACCATGAAGAGTGAGCTATCTTTGGCTATAAAGGCTTCAGATATTGAAAACAAGTCAGGCTTATCCACTAATTTTTCATATGAAGATTTCTCAAGCAAATCTTTCAGTCTTGGTGTATTGGATTGTCTTGTTCGTGCTCTTGCTCAAGCTGAGAGTGATTTCATTTATATGGTGGAACAAGAAATGCTAGATCGACCTGATTTAGTTTCTGTTGGATCTTCTGTACTTGTTGTGCTTCTTCATGGGATGGATTTATATGTTCTAAATTTAGGAGACAGCAGAGCAGTCCTGGCTACTGATAATTCTTCTGTAAATGGAACATTAGAAGCCATTCAACTAACAGAAATTCACACAATTGATAATGAGGCAGAGTGTAAGAAGGTTTTGGCCGATCATCCTGATGATCCTTCACCTGTCATCGGTGGGAAAGTAAAAGGAAAGCTAAAGCTAACTCGTGCATTGGGTGTCGGCTACTTGAAAAAG GGTAAACTGAATGATGCATTGATGGGCATTCTTCGAGTTGGTAATTTATGTAGCCCTCCATATGTTTACACTCATCCATTCACTATCAGCCATAAAGTGTCAGAGAATGACTTATTTGTCATATTGGGAAGTGATGGACTATTTGATTTTTTCACTAATGATGAAGTTGTGAATATGGTTCATTGGTTTGTCCAAGACAGTCCATCTGGTGATCCTGCAAAATATTTAATTGAACAGCTTGTGCTTAAAGCAGCAAAATGTGCAG GTTTTACCACTGAAGAATTGATGAGTGTTCCTgctgggaggaggagaaaatatcATGATGATGTGACCGTCATTGTGATCATTCTTGGAAATAAACAACGAACTTCAACAGCGTCAACATTATTGTAG